A part of Arthrobacter dokdonellae genomic DNA contains:
- a CDS encoding helix-turn-helix domain-containing protein, with protein sequence MGHAGIVSGEARIHRDVGNSQDPGQLGELSVVAAGHGQGRVGSLKELARHDRGMVVAHPAKSLFVHPNTVRYRFRKAEELLQGKLTNSSLIANLYLAYQDRILALQERNKE encoded by the coding sequence GTGGGCCACGCGGGCATTGTTAGTGGCGAAGCGCGGATCCACCGCGATGTCGGGAATTCCCAGGACCCGGGCCAGCTTGGTGAATTGTCCGTCGTTGCCGCAGGCCACGGTCAGGGCCGCGTCGGCTCACTCAAGGAGCTGGCAAGGCACGATCGAGGGATGGTCGTTGCCCATCCGGCCAAGTCCCTGTTCGTCCATCCCAATACCGTGCGCTACCGGTTTCGAAAGGCGGAGGAGCTGCTCCAGGGCAAACTCACAAATTCATCACTCATTGCCAATTTGTACCTGGCGTACCAAGATCGAATTCTGGCCCTTCAGGAACGGAACAAGGAATAG
- a CDS encoding CoA transferase, which yields MACGNDGQFTKLARVLGIPDIAVDPRFATNNARVAHRQKPVRRQIRNPITWTPAIPLRTKPHHNRANTTPQYGPGSKTVPPQPPPHPAPDPTCHTGPALRLSPNGPSVASMLNFVLNPNTEHRTPNTEHRTPNTEHRSSVPPSCSLRTRPAGQSHHRMTGAWRPHAGLGHVRHGNCGTGFGNPVTATYRACS from the coding sequence GTGGCCTGCGGCAACGACGGACAATTCACCAAGCTGGCCCGGGTCCTGGGAATTCCCGACATCGCGGTGGATCCGCGCTTCGCCACTAACAATGCCCGCGTGGCCCACCGCCAGAAACCCGTGCGCCGCCAGATCCGCAACCCCATCACCTGGACCCCGGCCATCCCCCTCCGCACCAAGCCCCACCACAACCGGGCGAACACGACACCGCAATACGGACCTGGCTCGAAAACCGTCCCTCCCCAGCCACCACCACACCCCGCACCTGACCCGACCTGCCACACAGGTCCCGCCCTGCGGCTGTCCCCCAATGGGCCCAGTGTTGCCTCAATGCTGAACTTCGTCCTGAACCCGAACACCGAACACCGAACACCGAACACCGAACACCGAACACCGAACACCGAACACCGAAGCAGCGTCCCACCTTCGTGCAGTCTCCGGACCCGTCCCGCCGGACAATCCCACCACCGCATGACTGGGGCCTGGCGGCCACACGCGGGCCTCGGCCATGTTCGTCACGGTAACTGTGGCACCGGCTTCGGTAACCCGGTCACAGCCACGTACCGGGCGTGTTCGTAA